The following coding sequences lie in one Streptomyces xiamenensis genomic window:
- a CDS encoding GntR family transcriptional regulator, giving the protein MSSFIIGPVSVGASLRGTVEDAVAAAIVSGELPPGTLVTAPTLATRFGISATPVREALLNLQERGFVDVVRNKGFRVTEVSEQDLWEIVRLRQMLEAPPMREIARVLQPEAVADLRDRAQTIVDAAAAADLPAYLAADMAFHLRLLELHGNHRLVAMVKDLRQQTRMVGLADMIGTAELARSAAEHHSLVDLLEARDGRGAETLLTAHIGHVLGWWNGRSED; this is encoded by the coding sequence ATGAGTTCATTCATCATCGGCCCGGTGTCGGTGGGGGCCAGCCTGCGCGGCACGGTGGAGGACGCGGTGGCCGCGGCCATCGTCTCGGGCGAACTCCCCCCGGGGACCCTGGTCACCGCGCCGACGCTGGCCACCCGGTTCGGCATCTCCGCCACACCGGTCCGCGAGGCCCTGCTCAATTTGCAGGAGCGCGGCTTCGTCGACGTGGTGCGCAACAAGGGCTTCCGGGTCACCGAGGTCAGCGAGCAGGACCTGTGGGAGATCGTGCGGCTGCGCCAGATGCTGGAGGCGCCGCCGATGCGCGAGATCGCGCGGGTGCTGCAACCGGAGGCCGTCGCCGACCTGCGGGACAGGGCCCAGACCATCGTCGACGCGGCGGCGGCGGCCGATCTGCCGGCCTACCTCGCCGCCGACATGGCCTTCCACCTGCGGCTCCTCGAACTGCACGGCAACCACCGGCTGGTCGCGATGGTGAAGGATCTGCGGCAGCAGACGCGCATGGTGGGCCTGGCCGACATGATCGGTACCGCCGAGCTGGCCCGTTCGGCCGCCGAACACCACAGCCTGGTCGACCTGTTGGAGGCGCGTGACGGGCGGGGCGCGGAAACGCTGCTCACCGCTCACATCGGTCACGTGCTCGGGTGGTGGAACGGCCGCTCGGAGGACTGA
- a CDS encoding ABC transporter substrate-binding protein has protein sequence MAGVLTLTACSGGGTSPTGSGSGTGDGNAVRGGTVQVLQSTDFSYLDPARGWDGGVNALYRLLYRQLVTKAPNDAEDPNAMVPDLAESLGEVSDDGLTWTYRLKDGITFDTGAPITAQDVKFGISRSWDPEIGIGSPYMKQLIDAPDDYEGPYRSGDLPTIETPDDRTIVFHLKAPFPEFDAALSQPSGTPFPVGTGAGDEFINDVVSSGPYDLAEFTPGSLIQLTRNPHWDAGTDPVRKAYPDAWRFTIGVEGATIDERLIAGQGTDINAIAGSVQPATIARLQTPQLRERILKAPSTCLTYMGLNTTKAPLDDVRVRQAVNYAVDKGSVLNATGGSQFTTISHSILPHTVSGHTDYNPYPSEDDAGDVAEAKRLLAEAGLPDGFTMTVDVRARDVEQRKGEAIQQALGRAGITVELNVIDAATYYETIGTPSQQHDAAITGWCPDWASSASTFLPPLFDGRDITDKGNQNLAQLDDDAVNAEIDRIGAMTDLTEANAAWGELDKTIMTLAPIVPLNVDNRIYLPGTNVAGAVAPSGDLDYGIIGLKDPAKG, from the coding sequence GTGGCCGGCGTACTCACCCTCACGGCCTGTTCAGGGGGCGGCACCTCGCCCACCGGCTCCGGCTCCGGCACCGGCGACGGGAACGCGGTCAGGGGCGGGACCGTCCAGGTCCTGCAGTCGACCGACTTCTCCTATCTCGACCCCGCCCGCGGCTGGGACGGCGGCGTCAACGCGCTGTACCGCCTGCTGTACCGCCAGCTGGTCACCAAGGCCCCCAACGACGCCGAGGACCCCAACGCCATGGTCCCCGACCTCGCCGAGAGCCTCGGCGAGGTCTCCGACGACGGCCTCACCTGGACCTACCGGCTCAAGGACGGCATCACGTTCGACACCGGCGCCCCGATCACCGCCCAAGACGTCAAGTTCGGCATCAGCCGCAGCTGGGACCCGGAGATAGGCATCGGCTCGCCGTACATGAAGCAGCTCATCGACGCCCCGGACGACTACGAGGGGCCCTACCGGTCGGGCGACCTGCCGACCATCGAGACTCCGGACGACCGCACCATCGTCTTCCATCTCAAGGCCCCCTTCCCCGAGTTCGACGCCGCGCTCTCCCAGCCGAGCGGCACCCCCTTCCCGGTCGGCACCGGCGCGGGCGACGAGTTCATCAACGACGTCGTCTCCTCCGGCCCCTACGACCTGGCGGAGTTCACCCCGGGCAGCCTCATCCAGCTCACCCGCAACCCGCACTGGGACGCGGGGACCGACCCGGTCCGCAAGGCCTACCCCGACGCGTGGCGCTTCACCATCGGCGTCGAGGGCGCCACCATCGACGAACGGCTCATCGCCGGCCAGGGCACCGACATCAACGCGATCGCCGGCAGCGTGCAGCCGGCCACCATCGCCCGCCTGCAGACACCGCAGCTCCGGGAGCGGATCCTCAAGGCGCCCTCGACCTGCCTCACCTACATGGGGCTCAACACGACGAAGGCTCCGCTGGACGACGTCCGGGTGCGCCAGGCCGTCAACTACGCGGTGGACAAGGGCTCGGTGCTCAACGCCACCGGCGGCAGCCAGTTCACGACGATCTCGCACAGCATCCTGCCGCACACCGTCTCCGGACACACCGACTACAACCCCTACCCCAGCGAGGACGACGCCGGTGACGTCGCCGAGGCCAAGCGGCTGCTCGCCGAAGCGGGTCTCCCCGACGGATTCACGATGACCGTGGACGTCCGCGCGCGCGACGTCGAGCAGCGCAAGGGCGAGGCCATCCAGCAGGCGCTCGGGCGGGCCGGCATCACGGTCGAGCTGAACGTGATCGACGCCGCGACCTACTACGAGACGATCGGCACCCCCTCGCAGCAGCACGACGCGGCGATCACCGGCTGGTGCCCGGACTGGGCGTCCAGCGCCTCCACCTTCCTGCCGCCCCTGTTCGACGGCCGGGACATCACCGACAAGGGCAACCAGAACCTCGCCCAGCTCGACGACGACGCCGTCAACGCCGAGATCGACCGGATCGGCGCGATGACCGACCTGACCGAGGCCAACGCGGCCTGGGGCGAACTCGACAAGACGATCATGACCCTGGCCCCCATCGTCCCGCTGAACGTCGACAACCGCATCTACCTGCCGGGCACCAACGTGGCCGGCGCGGTCGCGCCCAGCGGCGACCTCGACTACGGGATCATCGGTCTCAAGGACCCGGCGAAGGGCTGA
- a CDS encoding ABC transporter permease, translating into MTLPSTGPRPSAVSPPGTAEAAPGPRRGVTRTLLRDPVAAACLGYIALIVLMAVCAPLIVRISGWNPYEFDQSAIDSDLGGIPAGSWGGISGSHWLGVEPGSGRDVFARIVYGARSSLVIALGATVLTTALGVVFGLLAGYFGGRTDMLISRVMEFLMAFPALIFMIAVLSALPAEDRRYLLIVVISVFGWPYLARIVRGQTMSLKEREFVEAARASGASRTTIVFTEILPNLRSTILVMVTLAIPGYIGTEAGLSFLGVGLAPPTPSWGQMIASSVNWYAVVPTYFLVPGAFLALLVLSFMVLGDRLRTAVEPGGRS; encoded by the coding sequence ATGACGCTCCCGTCAACCGGCCCGCGGCCGTCGGCGGTGTCCCCACCGGGCACCGCCGAGGCGGCCCCCGGCCCCCGCCGCGGCGTGACCCGTACCCTGCTGCGCGACCCGGTCGCCGCGGCCTGCCTCGGCTACATCGCCCTGATCGTCCTGATGGCGGTGTGCGCACCGCTCATCGTCCGGATCAGCGGATGGAACCCCTACGAGTTCGACCAGAGCGCCATCGACTCCGACCTCGGCGGCATCCCCGCCGGGTCCTGGGGCGGCATCTCCGGATCGCACTGGCTCGGCGTCGAACCCGGCAGCGGCCGGGACGTGTTCGCCCGGATCGTGTACGGCGCCCGCTCCTCCCTGGTCATCGCCCTGGGCGCGACCGTGCTCACCACGGCGCTCGGTGTCGTGTTCGGCCTGCTGGCCGGCTACTTCGGCGGCCGGACCGACATGCTGATCTCGCGGGTCATGGAGTTCCTGATGGCGTTCCCCGCGCTCATCTTCATGATCGCGGTGCTGTCCGCACTGCCCGCCGAGGACCGGCGGTACCTGCTGATCGTGGTCATCTCCGTCTTCGGCTGGCCCTATCTGGCCCGGATCGTGCGCGGACAGACCATGTCGCTCAAGGAACGCGAGTTCGTCGAGGCGGCCCGCGCCTCCGGCGCCTCCCGCACCACCATCGTGTTCACCGAGATCCTGCCCAACCTGCGTTCGACGATCCTGGTCATGGTGACCCTGGCGATACCCGGGTACATCGGCACCGAGGCCGGGCTGTCCTTCCTCGGCGTCGGACTGGCACCGCCCACCCCGTCCTGGGGCCAGATGATCGCGAGTTCGGTGAACTGGTACGCGGTGGTCCCCACGTACTTCCTGGTGCCGGGCGCCTTCCTGGCGCTGCTGGTGCTCTCCTTCATGGTCCTCGGCGACCGCCTGCGGACCGCCGTCGAGCCGGGGGGCCGCTCATGA